The sequence AGCATTTCATTTTCCGAACCATCCCCTTTCTCTACGGAGATGGTTCCCGGTTGGGGCGAGAAGATGGAGGGTCCCAGGATGCGTCCCATCCCTTCCACCACCGTAACCCCGTTTTTCTTTAATAGCTGCTGCACCCCTTTGTGCAGCTGGTCCTTCACCCGGTTTTTCCGGCCCTGTACCAACGGCATGTCCAAGCGGACATCGCCCACGGCGATCCCGTAATCCTCGCTGTTTTTCATGTTATGGTACAATTCCGCACTACGTAACAGCGATTTGGAGGGGATGCACCCCTTGTGGAGACAGACGCCTCCCACTTTTTCCCGTTCCACCAAAGCCGTCTTCAAGCCGGCCTGAGCAGCGCGGATGGCGGCCACATAGCCACCCGGACCCGCACCCAAGATCACCAGATCATAGTTGTCAGCCATCCATCGACATCCTTTCCTTTCCGGACTCCCCATGCGGGTAGATGCGCGCTTCTTCTTCCCCGCGGACGACCCGGATCGCACCTTCCACCAGTGCCTGCAATTCATTTTCTCCAGGCACCACATGGACATCGGCAATCCATTGGGTCCGTTTGCGGATCTCCTCGGTAAACAGCTCGCCGTAAGCCAGACCCCCGGTCAGGATGATTCCGTCCACATTCCCTTCCAGGACAGCGGCGTAGGAACCGATCTCCTTTGCCACCTGGTACGCCATGGCGTGGTAGACGAGACGGGCCTGCTCGTCTCCTTCCCGGATGCGGTTTTCCACCAGCCTGGCATCGGTGGTTCCGAGGTAGCCCATCAATCCCCCTTTTCCCACGATCATCTTCATGATCTCACTGGCGAAAAATTTACCGGAATAACTGATGGCCACCAGATCCCCCACCGGCAGCGTCCCCGCCCGTTCCGGGGAAAAAGGACCCTCCCCGTGCAGCCCATTGTTGACGTCGACCACACGACCGCGGCGATGGGCTCCCACCGTGATGCCGCCGCCCATGTGCGCCACCACCAGGTTAATCTCATTGTACCGTTTCCCCATCTGTTCGGCGACCCGGCGGGCCACTGCCTTTTGGTTCAGAGCATGAAAAATGCTGCGCCGCTCAATCTCCGGCACCCCGGAAATACGGGCTATCGGTTCCAATTCGTCCACTACCACCGGATCGACGATAAAAGCGGGGATATTCATCGTTTCCGCGATATCCCGGGCCAGGACAGCGCCCAGATTTGACGCGTGCTCTCCATAGCGACCCGAGCGCAAATCCCGAATCATCGCGTCGTTCACCTTATATGTGCCGCCGGGGATGGGCCTGAGCAACCCTCCGCGACCAACCACCGCCTGCAACCCGGTGAGATGGATTCCCTCCCGTTCCAGGGTCTGAAGAATCACTTGTTTGCGGAAAGGGTACTGGTCAAACAGATCCGGATAGCGGGCCAACTCCTCGGCATCATGTCGCAGCGTTTCCTCCAGAATCGCTTTTTCGTCGTCGTAAACTCCGATCTTGGTTGATGTGGAGCCGGGATTGATCGCCAGCACCCGAATCGGTTCCTGCACCATTCAACACTCCGTTCTTCCCCGTTAAGTTGAAATTACTTCATGTTTAAGATGTTTCGCTCGTTTAAAAGGAACATACTCCGGGATTGCCGCATCGTGGCGATCCGCTCTTCCGCCATCCGGTCGGCTGCTTTATAGCTGGGTATGCGATCCCGCTCGGCGATTTCAAAGATCCGGAGGATGGTGTCGTAAATGCCTTCCACCTTTTTCATCGCCCGTTCCCGGTTGTATCCCAGCAACTCGTCCGCCACATTAATTAAGCCGCCGGCATTGATGACATAATCGGGTGCGTAGACAATTCCTTTTTCATTCAGGATGTCTCCATGCTCTTCGTCTTTCAGCTGGTTGTTGGCGGAACCGGCAATGACGCGGCAGTGCAGGCGGTTGATCGTGTCATCGTTGATAATGGCCCCTAAGGCGCAGGGAGCGAATATATCGCACTCCACATCATAAATGTGATCCGGATCCACGGTCTCCGCTCCAAAATCACGGACGGCGCGTTCCATATTCTCTTGGTTGATGTCGGTGACGATCAACCGGACTCCTTCATCATGCAAATACTTGCAAAGGTGATAAGCCACACTTCCAACCCCTTGCACCGCCACCACTTTTCCTTCCAGGGAGTCGGAACCATAAGCGATCTGGGCCGCTGCTTTCATGCCGTGGTAGCAGCCGTATGCCGTAACGGGGGACGGGTTGCCGCTGGAACCGAACGCCGGCGACACACCGGTAACGAAACGGGTCTCTTCATGGATCAAATCCATGTCCTCCACTGTGGTTCCTACGTCTTCCGCCGTGATATAACGACCGTTCAACCCCTGGATAAACCGGCCGAAGGCGCGGAACATCGCTTCATTCTTATCCTTTCTGGGATCGCCGATGATGACGGTTTTGCCGCCGCCCAGATTGAGCCCCGATGCGGCCGCTTTATAGGTCATGCCCCGGGCCAGGCGCAAAGCGTCAATCACCGCATCCTCCTCCGAAGCATATGTCCACATGCGGGTCCCGCCCAGCGCGGGACCCAACGTGGTGTCATGGATGGCGATAATCGCTTTCAGGCCGGACTCTTCGTCCTGGCAGAACAGCAGTTGTTCATAGTCGTATTTCTCCAGCGTTTTGAAGATCTCCATGTGTTAAACTCCTTCCGGTCATGATCCGCCTTTCATTCGATCGGCCTCCAGCACCGCCAGGGCGATGGAGTACAGCTTGGCCTCGTGGGTGTCCGCCCGGGAGGTAAGCACCACGGGAGCCGAAGCACCCAGGACCAACGCACCGATTTTGGCTTTGGCGAAATAGACCATGGACTTGTAAAGGATATTGCCGGCTTCAATATCCGGCACTAAGAGAACGTCCGCGCGGCCGGCGACAGGACCGGTGATTTTTTTATGTTCCGCCGCTTCTACGGAAACCGCATTGTCCAGAGCAAATGGACCGTCCACGATCGCTCCCTTGATCTGCCCCCTGCGGGTCATCTGAGCAAGAGCTGCCGCCTCCAGAGTGGGCGGCATATCGGGGTTGACCACTTCGACTGCACCCAGCACGGCCACCTTGGGTTCTTCCAGACCCAGTGAATGACAAAGACGGATGACATTTTCCGTAATCTGCGCCTTTTCCTTCAGTGTGGGCTCCACATTGAGGGCGGGATCGGTCACATGGATCAACCGATCGTAACCGGGCACCTCAAAGGTGGCCACATGACTCAGCACTTTGCCGGTCCGCAAACCCGCCTCTTTATTTAAGATGGCGCGCAGAAAATCGGAAGTATGAACCATCCCTTTCATCACCACATCCGCTTTCCCGTCACGCACGGCCCGGACCGCCGCCCCACATGCTTTCGCAGGGTGGGGTTCATGGATGATCGAACCGTCCTCCAGCGTAAGATCCAATCCTTCCGACAGCTGGTGGATGCGGGATTCATCTCCAAACAACAGGAAATCAGCGATACCCCGTCGCTTCGCATCCGCCACCGCTTCCAACACTTCACGATCATCCGCTGCAGCTACAGCTACGGTCACGGCGGGCAGGGATTCCGCCACCTTTAGCACCTCTTGGAAGCTCTTGATCGTTTCCACTAACGAACACCTCGTTTTTCCGACCAGCGTGCATTGATTGCATCGTGTCGAAGTCTATTTTTCTCGATTTGGTCGGCCCCCATGCAATAAGAGCAATTTTCATGCCATCCTGACAGAACCCCCAGCATCCGCGAGAGGAACGTATCTTTCACACTGGCACGGCATGGAGTCTGCATGTTATTGCAGACTCCATGATGATTATTTCCTGCAAAATTTTGCAGACTACTCTTCATTTATGTGGGACCGGTTAGGATGGGAAGGATCCGCCCCTCGCTCTTGAACATCGATTCCATGCTTCTCCATTTTGTAGTAGAGATTACGGACCGAGATGCCTAAGCGACGGGCGGCTTCCGTCTTGTTCCGATTGGCTCCTTCCAATACTCGCTGAATGTGTTCCCGTTCGGCACGGGCGATCACATCCTGTAACGTTTCCCCCTCTTTTGGGTGGGGGGAGGAATGGGACGGGGGAGAACTGGAGGGTCGGAAAAGCTGAAGGGGCAGGAGATGCTCCTTTTGGATGATCCGTTCATGGAAGGACATGTTGATCATCGCCCGGCCCAATACGTTCTCCAGCTCCCGGACATTGCCCGGCCAGTCATAGGCACACAGCGTTTGCAGCGCTTCGCGACTCACTTCGGAAACATTGCGGCCGTATTCCTGGTTAAACTTTTTAATCAGGAACAACGACAACGCTTCCAGGTCATCCTTGCGGTTTCGCAACGGCGGGATATGAATGGGCAGCACATTGAGTCGATAATAGAGGTCTTCCCGAAAACGTTTATTCTGGATCGCTTTCTCCAGGTCGACATGGGTGGCCGCAATCACCCTCACATCCACAGGTATGGCCTTTGTACCGCCTACGCGGACCACTTCTTTCTCCTGCAAAACGCGTAGGAGTTTGGCCTGAGTGGAAGGAGACAATTCCCCGATTTCGTCCAGAAAGATGGTCCCTCCGCTCGCTTCCTCAAACAAGCCTTTCTTGCCTCCCCGCAACGCCCCGGTGAACGCTCCCTCCTCATACCCGAAAAGCTCGCTCTCCAGTAGTGACTCAGACAGCGACGCGCAATTAACCCGAACAAACTGGTTAAACTTGCGGCTGGAATCATTATGAATGGCATGGGCAAACAACTCCTTACCCGTACCCGACTCTCCGCGCAAAAGAACGGTCGCCCGGGTATGTGCCCCCTGCTTCGCCTGACGCAAAGCCTCCTGCATCTCCTCGCCGGCTCCGATAATATCGTCAAAGGTGTATTTCGCCTCCAAGGTGCGAATGATGCGGCGCGCCCGCTCCAGTTCTCGAGTGAGCTTTTTAATTTCCGACATATCATGAATGATTCCGACGCTCCCTTTTAACTTGCCTTCGATGACAATGGGAGCCACGTTGACCACGACATCCTTGCGGTGGGGACCCACTTTCATCGGAACCCCGCGAAACGGTTTACCGGTCTTTAACACCTTCATGTGCATACTTTCCCCTTCGGAGATATCGGTGTCTGCCGGCTTTCCCATCACTTCCTCCGGAGTCAAGCCCGTCAAACGCGTATAGGCGGGGTTAATCAGGACTCCGCGCCCTTGGGTGTCCACTACGGTGATTGCATCATCGGAAGAATCGATAATGGCTTGCAGGTGACTTTTCATGCTTTTTAAGTCCGTCACCTGCTGGGTGAGAGCCTGCACCTCCGTGATATCCCGGAAAACCGCCACCGCTCCGATCGGTTTCCCTTCCCGATCCCGGACCGGCTCGCGGTTGGTCACAATCTGTTTGCCGTTGGCCAACTCCAGGGACTGGTTCAACTCCGGCCGGCCCGTGGCAAGCACCTGATCCAACCTGGAGTTGGGGATCGCTTCCGAGATGGATCGACCCATCACCTCACCGGCTTCCATCCCGATGAGGCGCTCCGCTGCCCGGTTGAACAGCGTCACCTGCCCCACCCGGTTAACAGCAATCATCCCGTCATGTGTGGAGTTTAAAATCGCATCCAATTCCAGTTGCCGCTGCCGCCACGCCTCAAACCACTGCTCCTTCTCTTCAATCAGATGCATGATCAGATTGGCGACTTCGCCGGACACCACCAGTATGCGACCATCAGTCCACTTGCACAAATCGCGGTAGACTTCAGGAATCCCAGTCACTTCCAAAATGACATCGGGTTTTCGGCGGAGAAAAGGCGACACATCCGAACCCGTCGGAATCCCCAGGCGTTTGGCTTCATCGATCGCCGGGGCATCGGGGTCGATGTCCACCACTCCCATTACCTTCACCCGGTCCATTTCGCGTAACGCGCGAAGAAGTGCCGTTCCCCCTTTGCCTCCGCCAACGATCAGAAAACGCTTCATGGCCGTTCCCCCGTTTCCTTTCT is a genomic window of Desmospora profundinema containing:
- the buk gene encoding butyrate kinase; this encodes MVQEPIRVLAINPGSTSTKIGVYDDEKAILEETLRHDAEELARYPDLFDQYPFRKQVILQTLEREGIHLTGLQAVVGRGGLLRPIPGGTYKVNDAMIRDLRSGRYGEHASNLGAVLARDIAETMNIPAFIVDPVVVDELEPIARISGVPEIERRSIFHALNQKAVARRVAEQMGKRYNEINLVVAHMGGGITVGAHRRGRVVDVNNGLHGEGPFSPERAGTLPVGDLVAISYSGKFFASEIMKMIVGKGGLMGYLGTTDARLVENRIREGDEQARLVYHAMAYQVAKEIGSYAAVLEGNVDGIILTGGLAYGELFTEEIRKRTQWIADVHVVPGENELQALVEGAIRVVRGEEEARIYPHGESGKERMSMDG
- a CDS encoding Leu/Phe/Val dehydrogenase → MEIFKTLEKYDYEQLLFCQDEESGLKAIIAIHDTTLGPALGGTRMWTYASEEDAVIDALRLARGMTYKAAASGLNLGGGKTVIIGDPRKDKNEAMFRAFGRFIQGLNGRYITAEDVGTTVEDMDLIHEETRFVTGVSPAFGSSGNPSPVTAYGCYHGMKAAAQIAYGSDSLEGKVVAVQGVGSVAYHLCKYLHDEGVRLIVTDINQENMERAVRDFGAETVDPDHIYDVECDIFAPCALGAIINDDTINRLHCRVIAGSANNQLKDEEHGDILNEKGIVYAPDYVINAGGLINVADELLGYNRERAMKKVEGIYDTILRIFEIAERDRIPSYKAADRMAEERIATMRQSRSMFLLNERNILNMK
- the ptb gene encoding phosphate butyryltransferase produces the protein MKSFQEVLKVAESLPAVTVAVAAADDREVLEAVADAKRRGIADFLLFGDESRIHQLSEGLDLTLEDGSIIHEPHPAKACGAAVRAVRDGKADVVMKGMVHTSDFLRAILNKEAGLRTGKVLSHVATFEVPGYDRLIHVTDPALNVEPTLKEKAQITENVIRLCHSLGLEEPKVAVLGAVEVVNPDMPPTLEAAALAQMTRRGQIKGAIVDGPFALDNAVSVEAAEHKKITGPVAGRADVLLVPDIEAGNILYKSMVYFAKAKIGALVLGASAPVVLTSRADTHEAKLYSIALAVLEADRMKGGS
- a CDS encoding sigma 54-interacting transcriptional regulator, with amino-acid sequence MKRFLIVGGGKGGTALLRALREMDRVKVMGVVDIDPDAPAIDEAKRLGIPTGSDVSPFLRRKPDVILEVTGIPEVYRDLCKWTDGRILVVSGEVANLIMHLIEEKEQWFEAWRQRQLELDAILNSTHDGMIAVNRVGQVTLFNRAAERLIGMEAGEVMGRSISEAIPNSRLDQVLATGRPELNQSLELANGKQIVTNREPVRDREGKPIGAVAVFRDITEVQALTQQVTDLKSMKSHLQAIIDSSDDAITVVDTQGRGVLINPAYTRLTGLTPEEVMGKPADTDISEGESMHMKVLKTGKPFRGVPMKVGPHRKDVVVNVAPIVIEGKLKGSVGIIHDMSEIKKLTRELERARRIIRTLEAKYTFDDIIGAGEEMQEALRQAKQGAHTRATVLLRGESGTGKELFAHAIHNDSSRKFNQFVRVNCASLSESLLESELFGYEEGAFTGALRGGKKGLFEEASGGTIFLDEIGELSPSTQAKLLRVLQEKEVVRVGGTKAIPVDVRVIAATHVDLEKAIQNKRFREDLYYRLNVLPIHIPPLRNRKDDLEALSLFLIKKFNQEYGRNVSEVSREALQTLCAYDWPGNVRELENVLGRAMINMSFHERIIQKEHLLPLQLFRPSSSPPSHSSPHPKEGETLQDVIARAEREHIQRVLEGANRNKTEAARRLGISVRNLYYKMEKHGIDVQERGADPSHPNRSHINEE